Proteins encoded in a region of the Capra hircus breed San Clemente chromosome 3, ASM170441v1, whole genome shotgun sequence genome:
- the LOC102183751 gene encoding cytochrome c oxidase assembly factor 7: MAGLVDFQDEEQVKSFLENMEVECNYQCYREKDPDGCYRLVDYLEGIQKNFDEAAKVLKFNCEENKHSDSCYKLGTYYVTGKGGLSQDLKAASSCFLMACEKPGKKSTEACHNVGLLAHDGQVNEDGQPNLERARDYYTRACDGNYAASCFNLSAMFLQGAPSFPKDMGLACKYSMKACDLGHVWACANASRMYKLGDGVDKDEAKAEELKNRARQLHKEQQKNVQPLTFG; the protein is encoded by the exons ATGGCCGGCTTGGtggactttcaggacgaggaacAGGTGAAGTCCTTTCTGGAGAACATGGAAGTGGAGTGCAACTACCAGTGCTACCGCGAGAAGGACCCGGACG GTTGCTATCGGCTGGTGGACTATTTGGAAGGGATCCAGAAGAATTTTGATGAGGCTGCCAAGGTGTTGAAGTTCAACTGTGAAGAGAACAAACACAGTGATAGCTGCTACAAACTGGGGACCTATTATGTGACTGGGAAAG gtGGACTATCCCAGGACCTGAAAGCTGCTTCCAGCTGCTTTCTGATGGCATGTGAGAAGCCAGGAAAGAAGTCCACTGAAGCATGCCACAATGTTGGTCTCCTGGCACATGATGGACAGGTCAATGAGGATGGCCAGCCCAATCTGGAGAGGGCCAGAGACTACTACACAAGGGCCTGTGATGGCAACTATGCTGCCAGCTGTTTCAACCTCAGTGCTATGTTCCTGCAGGGTGCCCCCAGCTTTCCCAAGGACATGGGCCTGGCATGCAAATACTCAATGAAAGCCTGTGACTTGGGCCATGTCTGGGCCTGTGCTAATGCCAGCCGCATGTACAagcttggggatggtgttgataaGGACGAAGCTAAGGCTGAGGAACTAAAAAATCGGGCCCGGCAGCTGCACAAAGAACAGCAGAAAAATGTCCAGCCTTTAACGTTTGGGTAG